A region of the Bacteroidia bacterium genome:
ATGGTATCTCTATTCAAGACGCTAATCAAATTATTACTGCTGCTTTGGCAGGACAAAGCGCAGGTCTGCTTTTTGAAGATGAAAAACGTTTTGAAATTATAGTGCGCCTTGCTGCGGAATACAAACAAGACGTAGAACAAATTCGCAGCTTACTTATTCCTACTCGTTATCACACACAAGTGCCTTTATATCAAATTGCATCTGTGCAAATCAAACAAAGCGTTAATCAAATACAAAGAGAAGAAGCTAAGCGCAGAATTATTGTCGGCTTTAATGTAAAAGATAGAGATGTCCAAACCGTAGTAGAAAATTTACAAAAACAAGTGCAAAAACGATTAAAGTTGCCCCCAGGGTATTACATTACCTACGGCGGTTCATTTGAGCATCTTCAAAGTGCAAAACAACGTTTGATGATAGCTGTGCCCATTGCCCTATCTTTGATTTTTTTACTGCTCTACTTGGCTTTTCGTTCAGTTGCTCAAAGTTTATTGATTTATTCAGCTATTCCACTTTCAGCAATGGGGGGAATATTCTTTTTAGCTTTACGAGGAATGCCTTTTAGTGTAAGTGCAGGTGTAGGATTCATTGCTTTATTTGGCGTAGCTGTGCTCAACGGTATTGTTTTAATAAGTGAGTTCAATCGTTTGAAAAATGAAGGAATTTCTGACCTTTACGAAGTGGTGGCGCAAGGTACACGCACTCGCTTACGCCCTGTACTTATGACCGCTCTTGTGGCTTCATTAGGATTTTTACCTATGGCTATTAGCACAGGCGCAGGTGCAGAAGTCCAAAAACCATTAGCCACTGTAGTTATTGGAGGTTTGCTAGTTGCCACTTTTTTAACTTTGATTGTCTTACCTATCTTGTATGTATGGATACAAAAAGTAACCCTAAGAAAAATTTCCCCTGCACTTATTGTACTCTTTTCTGCTTTGTGCTTTAACACGCCTACCTACGCGCAAAAGCCCATTTCTTTAAAAAACGCCATAGACACCGCTCTTAAAAATCATCTTAGCTTAAAGATGCAATCCGCGCAAATACAACTTCAAAAAGCCCTTTTACCCGCTTCCTATAACCTCCCTCCCACAAACTTCACTTTTGAATACGGACAAATGAACTCTATTTACCAAGATAATCGCCTTTCAATTACTCAAAGTACCAGCTTTCCCACGGTATATCATCAACAAAAAAAATTACAAAATGCCCAAATAGAACAGGAAAACTTAAATCTTGACATACTCAAAAAACAAATTACCAAAAAAGTCTGCCAAACCTTTTATACTTTGCTCTATTTGAACCAAAAACAAATTCTGTTACACAAAATAGATAGTATTTTGCAAAATGTACATCAAAAAATGGAGATTCGTTTTAGCAAAGGTGATATTGCCGCTATGGAAAAAAACGCTTCTGAAATACAATCTCAACAAATTAAAACGCAATTACAACAACTTCAAGCAGAGATAACCTACACACAAAAAGAATTTCAATACTGGCTAAACACAACTCAACTCTACACTGCAGATCTACGCGATACAATGGTATATAAACCCATTTTGCGTGTAGATACCACTTCTGTCCACACGCATGTTTATCTTAAAGCTTTACGGCAATCTATTCACATTGCAGCGCAAAAAGTAAGACTGCAAAAACACAAATTTTTACCCGATATTGTGATAGGTTACACTAGTCAAACCTTACAAGGTATAGGGGCAGATGAAGTTTTTTACACTCGCCGCACCCGATTTAATGCCTTTCAACTTGGATTAAGCATACCATTATTTTATACTGCTCAAAAAGCCCAACTCAATGCAGCTAAGGTAGACCTTCAAATAGCCCAAATGCAATATGCTATGGGCATAAAAGTATTTGAGCAGCAATACCTTACGGCTTATTACCAATATCAAAGCGCGTGGCAAAAAGTCCAAATGATGAAAAATTCCACTTTGCCCAAAGCAGAAAGTATTTTGATGCAAGCTCATCAACAATATCAATCGGGAGCAGTCAGCTATTTAGAATGGGCTATGCTTATCCAAACTGCCATACAAATCCAAATGGAATATTTGGAAAGTCTAAAAAATTTACATTTATCCTTGACCGAAGTTCAGTACTACCAAAATTAAAACTTACTATGAAAAAAACGTACTTTATTTACAGTTTGTGTATTGGCTTAATAGCTTGCAGCCCTCGTAGTTCTTCAAATCAAGATAAAAATTTAGTTAAGTTACCTGAAACAGTTGTAACTCTCAATGAAAAAGAATATCAGCAAGCAGGTGTAAAAATAGAGTATCCGCAGGTAAGAGAATTAGAGTATATCCTCAATGTTAATGGCTATACCGATGTTCCCCCCCAAAATTTAGTGAGCATTAGCGCTCCTATGGGTGGATATATTAAACACACACATCTCATCCCTGGCATGCCCGTGCGAAAAGGTGAAAAGTTAGCCATTTTGGAAGACCCAAAATTCATTACTCTGCAAGAAAATTACTTAACTACCAAAGTCAAATTAGCTCAATTAGAAAAAGAACTTGCTCGCCAAACAGAACTCAATCAAAGTAAAGCCACTAGCGACAAGGCACTAGAACAAATAAAAACCGAATACACTATGCAAAAAATTGCTTTACAATCTCTATCTGAACAGCTGCATTTGCTAAATTTTAACCTCGAGCGGCTTACTGAAAATACCCTTTCGCGCCAAGTAGAAGTTTTATCCCCTGTCAATGGCTATGTTACTAAGGTTAATGTCAATATTGGCAAGTATGTGCAGCCCAGTGAAATAATGTTTGAATTAGTAGATCCTACGGATATTCATATCAAACTCTCTGTTTTTGAGAAGGATATTCACAAAATTTTTGTTGGACAAAAACTGACTGCTTACACAAATAAAGACAATCAACCTTACTCTTGTGAGATTGTGTTTATAGGCAAGGAATTGAGCAAAGATCGCACTTTGGAGGTGCATTGCCATTGTCAAGGGTTAGATAAAAATGTCATACCTGGGGAGTATATCACTGCTCAAATTCCTGTGAAAGTGCAGGGGGAGCGTTTAAGTTTGTCTAAGGATGCCGTTGTGCAGTTTGAAGGTAAAGCATACATTTTTCTTGAAGTAGATAAGCAAAAATATGAGATGCTACCTATTCAAATAGATGAGCAGCAAAGTCAGTGGATAGCTATCAAACCTCATGAAAGGATAAATACGCAAAGCAAGGTAGTAAGCAAAGGGGCTTACAGTTTGTTAATGAAGTTGAAGAACACGGTAGAAGAAGAATAAGATCTTTTTAATTATTTTCTTTTTTTGGGCGTGCCCTTGTGGGCGTTTCGCTGCGCTCATGCCCACAAGGTCGGCGTGCTACGGGCTACGCTGACGCTTCGGTGCTACGCTACGCTTCGCACCGTGCTAACGCACGCCCTTCGCATGCCTCACGCAGAATAAAAAACATTTTCAATAAACATCTTAGTACAAACCAATAGAAATACACAAACTAAAATACTCACTTACAGCACAAAATAAAACTCTGCATATATTAACTATTACGCTTGCTTTTTTGCTATTTCAAAAAAACGTTTTTATATTGCCCTTTGTTTAAGAACCAAAAAGTACTATGTATTTTGAACTAACCGAAGAGCATATTGCTGTACGTGATGCGGCAAGAGAATTCGCCCAAAAAGAACTATTGCCAGGTGTTATAGAAAGAGATGAAAAGCAAGAATTTCCCCACGAACAAATCAAAAAGTTGGGCGAGTTGGGCTTTATGGGCATGATGGTTAGCCCTGAATACGGCGGTGCAGGTATGGATACTATCTCCTACGTTTTAGCTATGGAAGAAATCTCAAAAGTAGATGCTTCTGCTTCTGTCTGTATGTCGGTCAATAACTCTTTAGTATGTTGGGGATTAGAGAAATATGGAACCGAAGAGCAAAAGCGTAAATATTTAGTTCCTTTGGCACAGGGAAAAATTATAGGTGCTTTTTGTTTATCTGAACCCGAAGCAGGTTCAGATGCTACTTCACAAAGTACAACTGCTGAAGATAAAGGGGATCACTACGTGCTCAACGGTACTAAAAACTGGATTACTAACGGACATAATGCATCAGTATATTTAGTAATGGCACAAACAGACCGCAGTAAAGGGCATAGAGGTATAAATTGCTTGATTGTAGAAAAAGGGCAAAAAGGTTTTACG
Encoded here:
- a CDS encoding efflux RND transporter periplasmic adaptor subunit, with amino-acid sequence MKKTYFIYSLCIGLIACSPRSSSNQDKNLVKLPETVVTLNEKEYQQAGVKIEYPQVRELEYILNVNGYTDVPPQNLVSISAPMGGYIKHTHLIPGMPVRKGEKLAILEDPKFITLQENYLTTKVKLAQLEKELARQTELNQSKATSDKALEQIKTEYTMQKIALQSLSEQLHLLNFNLERLTENTLSRQVEVLSPVNGYVTKVNVNIGKYVQPSEIMFELVDPTDIHIKLSVFEKDIHKIFVGQKLTAYTNKDNQPYSCEIVFIGKELSKDRTLEVHCHCQGLDKNVIPGEYITAQIPVKVQGERLSLSKDAVVQFEGKAYIFLEVDKQKYEMLPIQIDEQQSQWIAIKPHERINTQSKVVSKGAYSLLMKLKNTVEEE
- a CDS encoding acyl-CoA dehydrogenase, with the translated sequence MYFELTEEHIAVRDAAREFAQKELLPGVIERDEKQEFPHEQIKKLGELGFMGMMVSPEYGGAGMDTISYVLAMEEISKVDASASVCMSVNNSLVCWGLEKYGTEEQKRKYLVPLAQGKIIGAFCLSEPEAGSDATSQSTTAEDKGDHYVLNGTKNWITNGHNASVYLVMAQTDRSKGHRGINCLIVEKGQKGFTQGVKENKLGIRGSDTCSLQFDNVIVPKENRIGEEGFGFKFAMQVLDGGRIGIAAQALGIASGALELALKYSAQRKAFGKTINQLQAIQFKLADMATEIEAARLLCYKAAWLKDQHKPFGMAASMAKLFASRTAVRAALEAVQIHGGYGYVKEYHVERLLRDSKITEIYEGTSEIQKLVIARYLAKKE